Proteins encoded in a region of the Mycolicibacterium neoaurum genome:
- the recD gene encoding exodeoxyribonuclease V subunit alpha, protein MITEFEAADIHVAQRLTALAGETSADVVLAVQWAVRALRGGSVCVDLRAAAPEAGLAADEWLAAIAASPLAADPPVLRLFGDLLYLDRYWLEEEQVCADVLALVSTRPPGELPDVLRLFPDQWAEQRAAAERALTQGLTVLTGGPGTGKTTTVARLLALLAEQAALAGRPAPRIALAAPTGKAAARLQEAVAEQVGQLDLQDRDRLHGLTATTLHRLLGARPDTSSRFRHHRGNRLPHDVIVVDETSMVSLTMMARLLEAVRPQTRLLLVGDPDQLASVEAGAVLADLVDGLGPDRVAALSTSHRFGAQIGTLADAVRTGDADAALDVLAAGGAHVEWSTSTVALRDVLLPQALRLREACILGDVDTAQATLEEHRLLCAHRHGPVGVTHWNRQVQRWLTEATGDPLWATWYAGRPILVTANDYGLKLYNGDTGVTVASPAGLRVAVGDQTFAPGRLAEAETMHAMTIHKAQGSQADEVTVLLPAEDSRLLTRELFYTAVTRARHRVRVVGSEAEVRAAISRQAIRATGLGGRLRR, encoded by the coding sequence GTGATCACCGAGTTCGAGGCCGCGGATATCCATGTGGCACAACGACTGACAGCCCTGGCCGGGGAGACCTCGGCCGATGTGGTGTTGGCGGTCCAGTGGGCAGTACGTGCGCTGCGCGGCGGCTCGGTGTGCGTGGATCTACGCGCCGCCGCCCCGGAAGCCGGCCTGGCGGCCGATGAGTGGCTCGCCGCCATCGCGGCCAGCCCCTTGGCCGCCGACCCGCCCGTGCTTCGACTGTTCGGCGACCTGCTCTATCTCGACCGTTACTGGTTGGAGGAGGAGCAGGTCTGCGCCGACGTGTTGGCCCTGGTGTCCACCCGGCCGCCCGGTGAACTCCCGGATGTGTTGCGGCTGTTCCCCGACCAGTGGGCCGAGCAGCGCGCCGCGGCCGAACGGGCACTGACCCAGGGGCTGACGGTGCTGACCGGCGGTCCGGGCACCGGCAAGACCACCACCGTGGCCCGGTTGCTCGCGCTGTTGGCCGAGCAGGCCGCGTTGGCCGGCCGGCCCGCCCCGCGAATCGCGTTGGCCGCACCGACCGGTAAGGCGGCGGCCCGACTGCAGGAGGCGGTCGCCGAACAGGTCGGCCAGCTCGACCTGCAGGATCGCGACCGTCTGCACGGACTGACGGCGACCACCCTGCACCGGCTGCTCGGTGCCCGACCCGACACCTCGTCCCGGTTTCGCCACCACCGCGGAAACCGGTTACCGCACGACGTGATCGTGGTCGACGAGACCTCGATGGTGTCGCTGACGATGATGGCCCGGCTGCTGGAGGCGGTGCGGCCACAGACCCGGCTGCTGCTCGTCGGCGATCCCGATCAGCTCGCCTCGGTGGAGGCCGGCGCGGTGCTGGCCGATCTGGTCGACGGCCTGGGCCCCGATCGCGTGGCCGCGCTGAGCACCTCACACCGGTTCGGCGCGCAGATCGGGACGCTGGCCGACGCGGTGCGCACCGGGGATGCCGATGCCGCGCTCGATGTGTTGGCTGCCGGCGGAGCCCATGTCGAATGGTCGACATCGACCGTGGCACTGCGGGATGTGTTGTTACCGCAGGCGCTTCGGCTCCGCGAGGCGTGCATCCTCGGCGATGTCGACACCGCACAAGCGACCCTGGAGGAGCATCGCCTGTTGTGCGCGCACCGGCACGGGCCGGTCGGGGTGACGCACTGGAACCGCCAGGTGCAGCGGTGGTTGACCGAGGCGACCGGTGATCCGTTGTGGGCGACGTGGTATGCCGGACGGCCGATCCTGGTGACCGCCAACGACTATGGACTCAAGCTCTACAACGGCGACACCGGGGTGACGGTGGCCTCGCCTGCCGGGTTGCGGGTGGCCGTCGGTGACCAGACGTTCGCACCGGGCCGGCTGGCCGAGGCGGAGACCATGCACGCCATGACGATTCACAAGGCCCAGGGCAGCCAGGCCGACGAGGTGACGGTGCTGCTGCCCGCCGAGGATTCCCGACTGTTGACCAGGGAGCTGTTCTACACCGCGGTCACCCGGGCAAGGCACCGGGTGCGGGTGGTCGGCTCGGAAGCCGAGGTGCGTGCAGCGATCTCCCGCCAGGCCATCCG
- a CDS encoding UvrD-helicase domain-containing protein, translating into MKTFDLTGALPAPGSTTVLEASAGTGKTFALAGLVTRMVAENRAGLDQMLLITFGRAASQELRERVRGQIVEAIAAFEDPSLADNELLRHLIADDHDARHQRLRDALAGFDAATIATTHQFCSIVLKSLGVAGDSDSGLTLVENLDELVSEIVDDHYLARFGQDGDHPALTYRDARQLAKQVVRNPAAELRPLEPDPDSGTAVALSFTRDVLAELEIRKRRNGILGYDDLLTRLADALDDPDSAARVQMPQRWPVVMVDEFQDTDPVQWQVLERAFAGRSTLVLIGDPKQAIYGFRGGDIDTYLRAAQTAGDKQTLGTNWRSDAALVERLQVVLGGAQLGGPEIVVHDVQAHHQGTRLAGAPRNDPFRLRVVSRTGTGTRTISMDRLRTHIGGDLAADIGALLNSGATFDGRRLQARDIAVIVETHRDARACDAALAKAGIPAVYTGDSNVFASRAAHDWLCLLEAFDQPHRSGLVRAAASTLFFRETAETLAAGGDALTDRVAEELRSWAGHARERGVAAVFEAAQLAGMGTQVLSWQGGERLMTDLSHVTQLLQETAHREGYGLPALRDWLRTQTGEDGGATERNRRLDSDAAAVQIMTVWVSKGLQYPVVYLPFAFNRYAPEPNPVLYHDGDTRCLHVGEAGPDVLRAGKAEAAANDSRLTYVAMTRACSQVVAWWAPSWDERNGGLSRLLRGRRPGEAQVPAVCSPDRLSDADARARLQEWADAGGPVLEDSVIESVPAPDLAGAPDDLAIRRFHRPIDLSWRRTSYSGLLRSAEEAPVSSEPEIAELDDEVADIALVAPATGADVPSPMALLPVGAAFGSLVHAVLETADPHAVDLAAELVGHIERHSPQWPVTVPAAELAAALVPLHDTDLGPLAPGVTLRQIGLTDRLCELDFEIPLAGGDGTVGGFARLTDLATLLATHLPAGDPMRRYIDRLSSGSLGAQPLHGYLSGSIDAVLRIGGRYLVVDYKTNWLGVGDAPLTAADYGPERLAEAMLHSDYPLQALLYSVVLHRYLSWRLPGYDPETHLGGVLYLFVRGMCGPDTPVTDGNPAGVFSWKPPAALVVAIADLLRGP; encoded by the coding sequence GTGAAGACTTTCGATCTGACCGGTGCGCTGCCGGCACCGGGCAGCACCACGGTCCTGGAGGCCAGTGCGGGCACCGGAAAGACGTTCGCCCTGGCCGGTCTGGTCACCAGGATGGTCGCCGAGAATCGGGCCGGGTTGGACCAGATGCTGCTGATCACCTTCGGCCGCGCTGCCAGCCAGGAACTGCGTGAGCGGGTGCGTGGCCAGATCGTCGAAGCCATCGCGGCTTTCGAGGATCCGAGCCTGGCGGACAATGAACTGCTGCGGCACCTGATCGCCGACGATCACGACGCCAGGCATCAACGCCTCCGCGATGCGCTCGCCGGTTTCGACGCGGCCACCATCGCGACCACCCACCAGTTCTGCAGCATCGTGCTGAAATCGCTCGGCGTGGCCGGTGACAGCGACAGCGGTCTGACCCTGGTGGAGAACCTCGACGAGCTGGTATCCGAGATCGTCGACGATCACTATCTGGCGCGGTTCGGCCAGGACGGCGACCACCCCGCGCTGACCTACCGCGATGCCCGACAGCTTGCCAAACAGGTCGTCCGCAACCCGGCCGCGGAACTGCGCCCGCTGGAGCCCGATCCCGATTCGGGCACCGCCGTCGCGCTGTCGTTCACCCGGGACGTGTTGGCCGAGCTGGAGATCCGCAAGCGCCGCAACGGCATCCTCGGATACGACGACCTGCTGACCCGGCTGGCCGATGCCCTCGACGACCCCGATTCGGCGGCACGGGTGCAGATGCCGCAGCGCTGGCCGGTGGTGATGGTCGACGAGTTCCAGGACACCGACCCGGTGCAGTGGCAGGTCTTGGAACGGGCCTTCGCCGGGCGATCCACGCTGGTGCTCATCGGCGACCCCAAACAGGCCATCTACGGGTTCCGCGGCGGTGATATCGACACCTACCTGCGCGCCGCGCAGACCGCGGGCGACAAGCAGACCCTCGGCACCAACTGGCGCAGCGATGCCGCTCTGGTCGAGCGGTTGCAGGTGGTGCTCGGCGGCGCCCAGCTCGGCGGCCCCGAGATCGTCGTGCACGATGTTCAGGCCCACCATCAAGGCACCCGGCTGGCCGGCGCCCCGCGCAACGACCCGTTCCGGTTGCGGGTTGTCTCACGCACCGGCACCGGTACCCGCACCATCTCGATGGATCGGTTGCGCACCCATATCGGCGGCGATCTGGCCGCCGATATCGGTGCGTTGTTGAACAGCGGGGCCACCTTCGACGGCCGGCGGCTGCAGGCGCGCGATATCGCGGTGATCGTCGAAACCCACCGGGACGCGAGGGCCTGTGATGCGGCGCTGGCCAAGGCCGGGATTCCGGCGGTCTACACCGGGGACTCGAACGTGTTCGCCTCTCGTGCCGCACACGACTGGCTGTGCCTGCTTGAGGCGTTCGACCAACCGCACCGGTCCGGGTTGGTACGCGCCGCGGCGTCGACGCTGTTCTTCCGCGAGACCGCCGAAACCCTTGCCGCAGGCGGCGATGCGTTGACCGATCGGGTGGCCGAGGAGTTGCGCAGCTGGGCGGGGCACGCCCGCGAGCGCGGGGTCGCCGCGGTGTTCGAGGCGGCTCAGCTGGCCGGGATGGGCACGCAGGTGCTGTCCTGGCAGGGCGGCGAGCGGCTGATGACCGACCTGTCGCATGTGACGCAGCTGCTGCAGGAGACCGCGCACCGGGAGGGTTACGGTCTTCCCGCGCTGCGGGATTGGTTGCGCACCCAGACCGGTGAGGATGGTGGGGCCACCGAGCGCAACCGACGGCTGGACAGCGATGCCGCCGCGGTGCAGATCATGACGGTATGGGTGTCCAAGGGGTTGCAGTATCCGGTGGTCTATCTGCCGTTCGCGTTCAATCGGTATGCACCCGAACCGAACCCGGTGCTCTATCACGATGGGGACACCCGGTGCCTGCACGTCGGGGAGGCCGGTCCGGACGTTCTGCGCGCAGGCAAGGCCGAGGCCGCCGCCAACGACAGCAGGCTGACCTATGTGGCGATGACGCGGGCCTGCTCCCAGGTGGTGGCCTGGTGGGCACCGTCATGGGATGAACGAAACGGCGGGCTCTCCCGGTTGCTGCGCGGACGCCGGCCCGGGGAGGCGCAGGTGCCCGCCGTGTGCTCGCCGGACCGGCTCTCCGACGCCGATGCCAGGGCAAGGCTGCAGGAATGGGCCGATGCGGGTGGACCCGTGCTAGAGGACTCGGTGATCGAGTCCGTGCCCGCCCCAGACCTCGCCGGGGCACCGGATGATCTCGCGATCCGGCGTTTTCACCGCCCCATCGATCTGTCATGGCGACGCACCTCGTACTCGGGTCTGCTGCGCTCGGCAGAGGAGGCGCCGGTATCCAGTGAGCCCGAGATCGCCGAACTGGACGACGAGGTGGCCGATATCGCCCTGGTGGCGCCGGCCACCGGCGCGGACGTCCCATCCCCGATGGCGCTGCTCCCCGTCGGCGCGGCCTTCGGATCGCTGGTGCACGCCGTCCTGGAGACCGCCGACCCGCACGCAGTCGACCTGGCGGCCGAGTTGGTCGGCCATATCGAACGCCACAGCCCGCAGTGGCCGGTGACGGTGCCTGCTGCCGAGCTGGCCGCAGCACTGGTGCCGCTGCACGACACCGACCTGGGGCCGCTGGCTCCGGGTGTCACACTGCGCCAGATCGGGCTGACCGATCGCCTGTGCGAGTTGGACTTCGAGATTCCGTTGGCCGGCGGCGACGGCACCGTCGGCGGGTTCGCGCGGCTGACCGACCTGGCCACGCTGCTGGCCACGCATCTGCCCGCGGGGGACCCGATGCGCCGCTACATCGACCGGCTGTCCTCGGGATCGCTGGGCGCCCAGCCGTTACACGGGTATCTGTCCGGTTCCATCGACGCGGTGCTGCGTATCGGCGGGCGTTACCTGGTGGTGGATTACAAGACGAACTGGCTGGGGGTGGGCGACGCACCGCTGACCGCCGCCGACTACGGGCCTGAGCGACTCGCCGAGGCGATGCTGCATTCGGATTATCCGCTGCAGGCGCTGCTGTACAGCGTTGTGCTGCACCGCTACCTGTCCTGGCGGCTACCGGGTTACGACCCCGAGACGCACCTGGGTGGGGTGCTGTATCTGTTCGTGCGCGGCATGTGCGGACCGGATACCCCGGTGACCGACGGCAACCCGGCCGGTGTGTTCAGCTGGAAACCGCCTGCGGCGCTCGTCGTCGCCATCGCCGATCTGCTGAGGGGACCGTGA
- the recC gene encoding exodeoxyribonuclease V subunit gamma, with amino-acid sequence MALHLHRAERTDALADGLASMLAEPMADPFATELVLVPAKGVERWLGQRLANRLGVCAGIEFRNPRSLLAELTGIDTGDPWAPDAMVWPLLAVIDDSLDEPWCTTLANHLGHFADGEERELRQGRRYAVARRLAGLFSSYARQRPGLLIDWDDMPADLSWQRPLWERLVARVAADPPHIAHRDAVEKLRTAPSALPPRLSLFGHTRIPATEIELLQAVSAQHDLHLWLPHPSDPLWRALAGRRGSIPRREDTDHRAVGHPLLATLGRDLRELQRGLPEPDTDEYLPAASYPDTMLGWLQSDIAADAVRPAGRRHLRTDRSVQVHACHGAARQVDVLREVLLGLLADDPTLEPRDILVMCPDIETYAPLITAGFGLGDVVHDAHPAHRLRVRLADRALVQTNPLLRVAGQLLTLAGGRAQASEVLNLAGAAPVRMRFGFTDDDLDTITAWVREANIRWGFDQHHRRPYGVEYLHNTWRFGLDRILAGVAMSDDSHAWLGTTLPLDDVSSNRVELAGRFADFVERLTDAVRAMTGSRQLDDWLQTLTEAIESLALAEEDWPAAQVHREFARIAENAVDNPVPLRLSDIRALLDRQLAGRPTRANFRTGTLTVCTMVPMRSVPHRVVCLVGLDDGVFPRRGVVDGDDILARDPHTGERDTRSEDRQLLLDAIGAATETLVITYTGANEYTGQPRPPAVPIAELLDAVRATAETSEGHPVVTRHPLQPFDIENVRPGSLIPDQPFSFDRTVLDTAEAMAGRRRTQPSFVSGPLPDTVAGDVPLADLIAFFKNPVKGFFRALDYTLPWDVDGVSDGMPVEIDALAEWTVGDRMLGDIMRGMTPQDAQQAEWRRGTLPPGKLGWRRAIELRDQAALLAAEALRYRGADGQAFDVDIDLGAGRRLTGTVPLVFGDRLVNVTYSKLGAQHLLAAWIPLLALTAARGAQWSAVCIGRPPRGVQPRLTGLAPPQDATDLLRDLVSMYDEGRRRPLPLPIKTSYAWAAARQAGDDPHQPASYRWRNERDDPAIERVWGRDAALDDLDGLPDYAARLWLPLLDAEEAVR; translated from the coding sequence ATGGCCTTGCACCTGCACCGTGCCGAGCGCACCGATGCGCTCGCCGACGGCCTGGCATCGATGCTCGCCGAACCGATGGCCGATCCATTCGCCACCGAGTTGGTGCTGGTGCCCGCCAAGGGTGTCGAGCGCTGGCTCGGTCAGCGGCTGGCCAATCGGCTCGGGGTCTGCGCAGGCATCGAGTTCCGCAACCCGCGCTCCCTGCTGGCCGAACTGACCGGTATCGATACCGGCGATCCGTGGGCCCCCGACGCCATGGTGTGGCCGCTGCTGGCGGTGATCGACGACAGTCTCGACGAGCCCTGGTGCACGACGCTGGCCAACCACCTCGGCCATTTCGCCGACGGCGAGGAGCGCGAGCTGCGACAGGGCCGCCGCTACGCGGTCGCCCGCCGGCTGGCCGGGTTGTTCTCCTCCTACGCACGCCAACGCCCCGGCCTGCTGATCGACTGGGACGACATGCCCGCCGATCTGTCGTGGCAGCGCCCGCTGTGGGAACGGCTGGTCGCACGCGTCGCCGCCGATCCGCCGCATATCGCGCACCGCGACGCGGTCGAGAAGTTGCGCACCGCACCGAGCGCGCTGCCGCCCCGGTTGTCGCTGTTCGGCCACACCCGCATCCCCGCCACCGAGATCGAATTGCTGCAAGCCGTCTCCGCACAGCACGACCTGCACCTGTGGCTGCCCCATCCCAGCGACCCGCTGTGGCGGGCATTGGCCGGACGGCGCGGCAGCATCCCGCGCCGTGAAGACACCGACCATCGCGCCGTCGGGCATCCGCTGCTGGCCACCCTCGGCCGCGACCTACGCGAGCTGCAACGTGGCCTGCCGGAGCCGGACACCGACGAATACCTCCCTGCGGCAAGCTATCCCGACACGATGCTGGGCTGGCTGCAGTCCGATATCGCCGCCGACGCGGTGCGCCCGGCGGGCCGCCGTCACCTGCGCACCGACCGCTCCGTGCAGGTCCACGCCTGCCACGGCGCGGCTCGTCAGGTCGACGTCCTGCGCGAGGTCCTGCTGGGTCTGCTCGCCGACGATCCCACCCTGGAGCCACGCGACATCCTGGTGATGTGCCCCGATATCGAGACCTACGCCCCGCTGATCACCGCCGGATTCGGTCTCGGTGACGTCGTGCACGACGCGCACCCGGCGCACCGCCTGCGCGTCCGCCTCGCCGATCGCGCACTGGTGCAGACCAATCCGCTGCTGAGAGTGGCCGGCCAGCTGCTCACGCTCGCCGGTGGGCGCGCCCAGGCCAGCGAGGTGCTGAACCTCGCGGGCGCGGCGCCGGTGCGGATGCGGTTCGGCTTCACCGATGACGATCTGGACACCATCACCGCCTGGGTGCGGGAAGCGAACATCCGCTGGGGTTTCGACCAGCACCACCGCCGACCCTATGGGGTCGAATACCTGCACAACACATGGCGATTCGGACTCGACCGCATTCTGGCCGGTGTCGCGATGTCGGATGACTCGCACGCGTGGCTGGGCACCACACTGCCGTTGGACGATGTCAGCAGCAATCGGGTCGAGCTCGCCGGTCGGTTCGCCGATTTCGTCGAGCGGCTCACCGACGCGGTGCGCGCCATGACAGGTAGCCGGCAGTTGGACGATTGGCTGCAGACCCTCACCGAGGCGATCGAATCCCTGGCCCTCGCCGAGGAGGACTGGCCCGCGGCCCAGGTGCACCGCGAGTTCGCCCGCATCGCCGAGAATGCGGTGGACAACCCGGTTCCACTGCGACTCAGCGATATTCGCGCCTTACTGGATCGGCAGCTGGCCGGCCGCCCGACCCGCGCCAACTTCCGGACGGGCACGCTCACGGTGTGCACCATGGTGCCGATGCGTTCGGTCCCGCATCGGGTGGTGTGTCTGGTCGGACTCGACGACGGCGTCTTTCCCCGCCGGGGTGTCGTCGACGGTGACGACATCCTGGCCCGCGACCCACACACCGGCGAACGCGACACCCGCTCCGAGGACCGACAGCTCCTCCTGGACGCGATAGGCGCGGCCACCGAGACCCTGGTGATCACCTACACCGGCGCCAACGAATACACCGGACAGCCGCGCCCGCCCGCCGTACCGATCGCCGAACTGCTCGACGCCGTCCGTGCCACCGCGGAAACGTCCGAAGGCCATCCGGTGGTGACCCGGCACCCCTTGCAGCCCTTCGATATCGAGAACGTCCGGCCGGGTAGCCTGATCCCGGACCAGCCCTTCAGCTTCGATCGCACGGTTCTCGACACCGCCGAGGCGATGGCGGGCCGGCGCCGCACCCAGCCGAGTTTCGTGTCCGGTCCGCTGCCCGACACGGTCGCCGGTGACGTGCCTCTGGCCGATCTGATCGCCTTCTTCAAGAATCCGGTGAAGGGCTTCTTCCGCGCCCTGGACTACACCTTGCCCTGGGATGTCGACGGCGTCTCCGATGGCATGCCGGTCGAGATCGATGCCCTTGCGGAGTGGACGGTCGGTGACCGCATGCTCGGCGACATCATGCGCGGTATGACACCCCAGGATGCCCAGCAGGCCGAATGGCGCCGCGGCACACTACCTCCGGGCAAGCTCGGTTGGCGGCGCGCCATCGAACTGCGGGATCAGGCCGCGTTACTGGCCGCCGAGGCGCTGCGCTACCGCGGCGCCGACGGTCAGGCCTTCGACGTCGACATCGACCTGGGGGCGGGTCGTCGCCTGACCGGCACGGTGCCGCTGGTCTTCGGCGACCGTCTGGTCAACGTCACCTATTCCAAACTCGGCGCACAACATCTGCTGGCAGCCTGGATTCCGTTGCTGGCCTTGACCGCGGCGCGCGGTGCGCAGTGGTCGGCGGTCTGCATCGGCCGCCCACCGCGCGGCGTCCAGCCCCGCCTGACGGGGCTGGCCCCACCGCAGGACGCCACGGACCTGCTGCGCGATCTGGTGTCCATGTACGACGAAGGCCGGCGTCGTCCGCTCCCGCTCCCCATCAAAACCAGTTATGCCTGGGCCGCCGCCCGCCAGGCCGGTGACGATCCGCACCAGCCCGCCTCCTACCGGTGGCGCAACGAGCGCGACGACCCGGCTATCGAGCGGGTCTGGGGCCGCGACGCGGCACTGGACGATCTCGACGGGCTGCCCGACTACGCGGCCCGGCTGTGGCTGCCGCTGCTGGACGCCGAAGAGGCCGTGCGGTGA
- a CDS encoding DMT family transporter: MKDQSSATAQRASALSHPRQGLAWGCVGVLAFSLTVPLTRIAVEAGHLSALFVGSARAVVAAAIAAAALLVTRSRRPTGGQWISVGIVAAGAVLGFPVLTSFALTQTHASHGAVVIALLPATTAFVSVLRTGERPTATFWCAAAAGAVAAVAFAAVHAGGMGRLQPADGLLFAAVVVCAVAYAEGGVLARSLGAWQTISWALVAAAPIMAALTVHAIVSHPPTGTPTEWASFAYLCVVSMFLGFVAWYRGLAIGPLAQVSQIQLAQPILSIGWAAVLLHEPITAVTVIGGTAVIACALLAVRSRVGRPALPTSSRRAC, from the coding sequence ATGAAGGATCAGAGTAGCGCTACCGCGCAACGCGCCTCCGCGCTATCGCACCCCCGACAGGGACTCGCCTGGGGATGTGTCGGTGTCCTGGCGTTCTCGTTGACCGTCCCGTTGACGCGCATCGCGGTCGAGGCGGGCCACCTGTCGGCGCTTTTCGTCGGTAGCGCGCGCGCCGTCGTCGCCGCCGCGATCGCCGCGGCGGCATTGCTGGTCACCCGCTCGCGCCGGCCCACCGGAGGCCAGTGGATCAGCGTGGGCATCGTCGCGGCGGGCGCCGTGCTGGGCTTTCCCGTCCTGACGTCGTTCGCGCTGACACAGACGCACGCCAGCCACGGCGCCGTCGTGATCGCGCTGCTGCCCGCGACGACGGCCTTCGTCTCCGTGCTGCGCACCGGGGAACGGCCGACTGCGACGTTCTGGTGCGCCGCCGCTGCCGGGGCAGTCGCCGCCGTCGCCTTCGCGGCCGTGCATGCGGGCGGCATGGGACGTCTGCAACCGGCCGATGGCCTGCTGTTCGCGGCCGTGGTGGTCTGTGCCGTCGCCTATGCCGAGGGCGGCGTGCTGGCCAGGAGCCTCGGTGCGTGGCAGACGATCTCGTGGGCGCTGGTGGCGGCCGCCCCGATCATGGCGGCGCTCACGGTTCATGCGATCGTGTCGCATCCGCCCACGGGCACGCCGACCGAGTGGGCGAGCTTTGCCTACCTGTGCGTGGTGAGCATGTTCCTCGGCTTCGTCGCCTGGTACCGCGGCCTCGCAATCGGTCCGCTGGCACAGGTCAGCCAGATCCAACTGGCTCAACCGATCCTGAGCATCGGGTGGGCCGCGGTACTGTTACACGAGCCCATCACCGCGGTCACGGTCATCGGCGGCACCGCGGTCATCGCGTGCGCCCTGCTGGCGGTCCGGTCCCGGGTGGGCCGGCCCGCACTACCTACTAGCAGTCGCCGCGCTTGTTGA
- a CDS encoding PLP-dependent aminotransferase family protein, protein MIDSSSARIERELQRWVAAASPGERLPSTRELAARYGAGPVTVQSALRSLAARGLIETRPGVGAFVSATRAVGPRDYSWQTGVLRSGAIAAQAPAALRSPRPGAIALHSGYPDRELLPERLVRAALTRAARSDAALERPEPEGMASLRAWFAAELASQTPAHLTAPAMRDVLVLPGSQLGLGALFRSIAGPGGALLIESPTYWGAIIAARQVGVTLVPVPAGPAGPDLDALERAFAETGARAFYAQPSFANPTGAQWNSSTGSDVLEIVRRHRAFLIEDDWAHDFGIDTDATPLAARDDSGHVVYLRSLTKSISPGIRVAAVIARGPLHTRLLGELHAQSMYVSGLLQTAALDIVTQPGWQTHHRALRKMLRARRDLLVDAISTHLPEATVSALPPGGLNLWVRLPDGVDLDRLIKDTESRGLVIAGGDQWFPAEPTGPYLRLNFAGPDPAAYDEAAVILAESLAAQR, encoded by the coding sequence ATGATCGACAGTAGCAGTGCGCGGATCGAGCGTGAACTCCAACGGTGGGTGGCCGCGGCTTCCCCGGGTGAGCGCCTGCCGTCGACACGGGAGCTGGCCGCCCGCTACGGGGCCGGCCCGGTCACCGTCCAATCGGCACTGCGGTCACTGGCCGCGCGTGGGCTCATCGAGACCCGACCGGGCGTCGGCGCTTTCGTCAGCGCGACGCGAGCCGTCGGACCGCGCGATTACTCATGGCAGACCGGCGTCTTACGATCGGGCGCCATCGCCGCGCAGGCACCCGCGGCATTGCGTTCGCCGCGGCCCGGCGCGATCGCGCTGCATTCGGGATACCCCGATCGCGAGCTGCTGCCCGAACGGCTCGTCCGCGCGGCGCTCACCCGGGCAGCGCGCAGCGACGCGGCGCTGGAACGCCCCGAACCCGAAGGCATGGCGAGTCTGCGCGCCTGGTTCGCCGCCGAGCTCGCATCGCAGACGCCCGCCCATCTCACCGCCCCGGCCATGCGGGACGTGCTCGTGCTTCCCGGCAGCCAACTCGGACTCGGCGCGCTGTTCCGCAGCATCGCCGGGCCAGGAGGCGCGCTGCTGATCGAGTCACCGACCTACTGGGGCGCCATCATCGCCGCGCGGCAGGTCGGCGTGACGTTGGTTCCGGTCCCCGCCGGGCCGGCGGGTCCCGATCTCGATGCGTTGGAGCGCGCCTTCGCCGAGACCGGGGCCCGTGCTTTCTACGCGCAACCGAGCTTCGCGAATCCGACTGGTGCCCAGTGGAATTCGTCGACCGGTTCCGATGTCCTGGAGATCGTCCGACGGCATCGGGCCTTCCTCATCGAGGATGACTGGGCGCACGATTTCGGGATCGACACCGACGCAACTCCGCTGGCGGCCCGAGATGACAGCGGCCACGTGGTCTACCTACGGTCCCTGACCAAGAGCATCTCGCCGGGCATCCGGGTTGCCGCGGTCATCGCGCGAGGCCCGCTGCACACCCGACTGCTCGGCGAGCTGCACGCGCAATCGATGTATGTCAGTGGCCTGCTGCAGACGGCCGCCCTTGATATCGTCACCCAGCCGGGCTGGCAGACGCACCACCGCGCGCTGCGCAAGATGCTGCGCGCCCGACGCGATCTGCTCGTCGATGCGATCTCCACCCACCTGCCGGAGGCGACGGTCTCGGCGCTACCACCCGGTGGGCTGAACCTCTGGGTGCGGCTGCCCGACGGGGTCGACCTCGATCGGCTCATCAAGGACACCGAATCGCGGGGTCTGGTCATCGCCGGTGGCGACCAATGGTTTCCGGCCGAGCCTACCGGACCCTACCTGCGCCTGAACTTCGCGGGCCCGGACCCGGCGGCCTACGACGAGGCCGCCGTCATCCTCGCGGAATCACTTGCCGCGCAGCGCTAG